One window from the genome of Bufo bufo chromosome 4, aBufBuf1.1, whole genome shotgun sequence encodes:
- the SAMD5 gene encoding sterile alpha motif domain-containing protein 5 gives MCANIVYEWLKALQLSQYAESFVDNGYDDLEVCKQIGDPDLDAIGVMIQQHRKKIHDAVHRLREEEKEAASGLYFTLEPEVDSPTPDIYTSHLVEQYETKAWKEAQGHKPVSRSNKSGQLSKNLVTYPKLKLKIMIRDKLIRDGVNLSKPPFSKKQF, from the exons ATGTGTGCAAATATAGTATATGAATGGCTGAAAGCATTGCAGCTTTCTCAGTATGCAGAGTCCTTTGTGGATAATGGGTATGATGATTTGGAGGTATGCAAACAGATTGGGGACCCTGATTTGGATGCCATCGGCGTGATGATCCAGCAGCATCGGAAGAAGATCCATGATGCAGTCCACAGACTAAGGGAAGAGGAAAAAGAAGCTGCAAGTGGATTATATTTCACTTTAGAACCCGAGGTAGATTCTCCTACACCTGATATCTACACGAGTCACTTGGTGGAGCAGTATGAAACCAAAGCTTGGAAAGAAGCGCAGGGTCATAAACCAGTTTCAAGGAGTAATAAAAGTGGTCAACTGAGTAAGAACTTGGTTACGTATCCTAAATTGAAGTTAAAGATCATGATAAGGGATAAACTCATTCGGGATGGAGTTAATCTCAGTAAACCACCCTTCTCCAAAAAG caGTTTTAA